A window of the Pseudomonas fluorescens genome harbors these coding sequences:
- a CDS encoding methyl-accepting chemotaxis protein, producing the protein MQVQFREIDQVATASNEMSATAHDVANSASNAANAAKGADQSAKDGMSIIERSTRDINQLADEVSKAVTEVEELAVNSEQIGSVLEVIRSIAEQTNLLALNAAIEAARAGESGRGFAVVADEVRNLAKRTQDSVEEIRVVIERIQTGTRGVVATMHSSQTQAHNNAGQIRQAVDALGKISDAVTVISDMNLQIASAAEQQSAVAEEVNRNVSAIRTVTETLTEQATESAAISSQLNALASQQMKLMDQFRV; encoded by the coding sequence ATGCAGGTGCAGTTCCGCGAGATCGATCAGGTTGCAACCGCGTCCAACGAAATGAGCGCCACCGCTCACGACGTCGCCAACAGCGCCTCGAACGCGGCCAACGCGGCGAAAGGCGCCGACCAGTCGGCCAAGGACGGGATGTCGATCATCGAGCGCAGCACCCGCGACATCAATCAACTGGCGGACGAAGTCAGCAAAGCGGTGACCGAAGTCGAAGAGCTGGCAGTCAACAGCGAGCAGATCGGTTCGGTGCTGGAAGTGATCCGCAGCATCGCCGAACAGACCAACCTGCTGGCGCTGAACGCCGCGATCGAAGCGGCCCGTGCCGGTGAAAGCGGTCGTGGTTTTGCGGTGGTGGCCGACGAAGTCCGTAACCTCGCCAAGCGTACTCAGGATTCGGTGGAAGAAATCCGCGTGGTCATCGAACGCATCCAGACCGGCACCCGTGGCGTGGTCGCGACCATGCACTCGAGCCAGACCCAGGCCCACAACAACGCCGGGCAGATCCGCCAGGCCGTGGACGCCCTCGGCAAGATCAGCGACGCGGTCACCGTGATCAGCGACATGAACCTGCAGATCGCCAGCGCCGCCGAACAACAAAGCGCCGTCGCCGAAGAGGTCAACCGCAACGTCTCGGCGATCCGCACCGTCACCGAAACCCTGACCGAACAGGCCACCGAATCGGCGGCGATCAGCAGCCAGCTCAATGCCCTCGCCAGTCAGCAGATGAAATTGATGGATCAGTTCCGCGTCTGA
- a CDS encoding CoA transferase, which yields MTDLLTSIQAALGLSRTPIPFTAEGALPSAFAVTDLACASIAAAGQAVAELLQQQTGNLPTVEVDRRLASFWFATSLRPIGWEVPPLWDPVAGDYATRDGWIRLHTNAPHHRAAAERVLGACADRAAMAAKVARWASADLEQAVVEAKGCAAEMRSWAQWQKHPQGLAVNAEPLVHFSDGKEESHQPWQGSVARPLAGLKVLDLTRVLAGPTASRFLAGLGANVLRIDPPTWNEPGVVPEVTLGKRCARLDLHEPADRAVFESLLKDADILLHGYRADALEHLGFGVERRRQLAPGLIDVCLNAYGWSGPWQNRRGFDSLVQMSSGIAEAGQRWKQADKPTPLPVQALDHATGYLMAASVIRLLAERLRSRRGGSARLSLARTAKLLVEHGAGTDKALSPENPKDQSLLVEQTPWGPAHRLQAPLRIAGTPLQWSLPATELGSHQPQWL from the coding sequence ATGACTGATCTGCTCACGTCCATTCAAGCCGCACTCGGCTTGTCCCGCACGCCGATTCCGTTCACCGCCGAGGGCGCCCTGCCCTCGGCGTTTGCCGTCACCGACCTTGCCTGCGCGAGCATTGCCGCTGCCGGGCAAGCCGTCGCCGAACTCCTTCAGCAGCAAACCGGCAACTTGCCCACTGTAGAAGTCGACCGCCGACTCGCCTCGTTCTGGTTCGCCACTTCACTTCGGCCAATCGGCTGGGAAGTGCCGCCGCTATGGGATCCGGTGGCCGGCGACTACGCAACCCGAGACGGCTGGATTCGCCTGCACACCAACGCCCCGCATCATCGCGCCGCCGCTGAACGCGTGCTCGGCGCCTGTGCCGACCGCGCGGCGATGGCGGCGAAAGTCGCGCGATGGGCCAGTGCCGATCTGGAGCAAGCGGTGGTCGAGGCCAAGGGTTGCGCCGCCGAAATGCGCAGTTGGGCGCAGTGGCAGAAACATCCACAAGGGTTGGCGGTGAATGCCGAGCCCTTGGTGCATTTCAGTGACGGGAAAGAAGAAAGTCATCAACCCTGGCAAGGCTCGGTGGCGCGGCCATTGGCCGGGCTCAAGGTGCTCGATCTGACTCGCGTACTGGCCGGCCCGACTGCCAGCCGTTTTCTTGCGGGGCTCGGCGCCAACGTGCTGCGCATCGACCCGCCGACCTGGAACGAACCCGGCGTGGTGCCGGAGGTAACACTCGGCAAACGTTGTGCGCGACTGGATCTGCATGAGCCGGCAGATCGTGCGGTGTTCGAAAGTCTGCTCAAGGATGCCGATATTCTGCTGCACGGTTATCGCGCCGACGCCCTTGAACATCTCGGCTTCGGCGTCGAACGCCGCCGGCAACTCGCGCCGGGGCTGATAGATGTCTGCCTCAACGCTTACGGCTGGAGCGGTCCGTGGCAGAACCGTCGGGGCTTCGACAGTCTGGTGCAGATGAGCAGCGGGATTGCCGAGGCCGGGCAGCGCTGGAAGCAGGCGGACAAACCGACACCGCTGCCGGTGCAGGCGCTGGATCATGCGACGGGGTATCTGATGGCGGCGAGCGTGATTCGGTTGCTGGCTGAACGGTTACGCAGTCGTCGAGGTGGATCGGCGCGGTTGTCTCTGGCGCGGACGGCGAAGTTGTTGGTTGAACATGGGGCCGGGACGGATAAAGCTCTGAGTCCGGAAAATCCAAAGGATCAAAGCTTGCTTGTAGAACAGACACCTTGGGGACCGGCACATCGGCTACAAGCGCCGCTGCGTATTGCTGGAACGCCGTTGCAGTGGTCTTTGCCGGCGACTGAGTTGGGGTCGCATCAACCCCAGTGGCTCTGA
- a CDS encoding DNA-3-methyladenine glycosylase family protein produces the protein MRLRLDYHGSCDWPAMLGFLAARAVAGMETVVGDVYSRSIGLNGLHGTVSVWPGDGDALEVELDFPDPSAVPEIIARLRRMFDLDADLPTMQRHLAADPLLARLIAEHPGLRVPGAWDGLELAFRAVLGQQITVVAAIRLAGKLVAQYGEPLRSAVPGLTHVFPQAKVLASADLAALGMPKSRGRTLSGVAQASLDDPLLFASGTARLLALHGIGDWTAQYIALRQLRDMDGFPTGDVGLLRALEVLEGERMTARELSARAEIWRPFRGYAAQVLWASLSRFD, from the coding sequence GTGAGATTGCGGCTCGACTATCACGGATCCTGCGACTGGCCGGCGATGCTCGGGTTTCTCGCAGCCCGCGCGGTGGCCGGGATGGAGACGGTGGTCGGTGACGTGTATTCGCGCAGCATCGGGTTGAACGGGCTTCACGGTACGGTTTCGGTCTGGCCCGGTGACGGTGATGCGCTGGAGGTGGAACTGGATTTCCCGGATCCGTCGGCGGTTCCCGAGATTATTGCGCGCTTGCGACGGATGTTTGATCTGGATGCGGATCTGCCCACGATGCAGCGGCATCTGGCGGCGGATCCGCTGCTGGCGCGGCTGATCGCCGAGCACCCGGGGTTGCGGGTGCCGGGTGCGTGGGATGGTTTGGAGTTGGCGTTTCGGGCAGTCTTGGGGCAGCAGATCACCGTGGTTGCGGCGATCCGGCTGGCGGGGAAACTGGTGGCGCAGTATGGCGAGCCTTTGCGTTCTGCGGTGCCGGGCCTGACTCACGTCTTTCCTCAGGCAAAGGTTTTGGCGAGCGCTGACCTGGCGGCGCTGGGCATGCCGAAAAGTCGCGGGCGCACCTTGTCCGGTGTGGCGCAAGCGTCGCTGGACGATCCGCTGCTGTTTGCCTCCGGGACGGCGCGGTTGCTGGCGCTGCACGGGATTGGCGACTGGACGGCGCAGTACATCGCCCTCAGGCAGTTGCGGGATATGGACGGGTTTCCGACTGGCGATGTGGGATTGCTGCGGGCGTTGGAGGTGCTGGAAGGCGAGCGGATGACGGCGCGGGAGTTGTCTGCCCGCGCGGAGATTTGGAGACCGTTTCGGGGATATGCGGCGCAGGTGTTGTGGGCGTCTTTGAGTCGATTCGACTGA
- the arcD gene encoding arginine-ornithine antiporter, whose product MSQPTQKLRLGALIALVVGSMIGGGIFSLPQNMAARADAGAILIGWGITAIGMLTLAFVFQTLANRKPELDSGVYAYAKAGFGDYMGFSSAWGYWISAWLGNVGYFVLLFSTLGYFFPVFGQGNTPIAIGCASVLLWAVHFLVMRGIKEAALINQLTTVAKIIPLIMFVVIAAVAFKADVFTRDIWGRSNPNFGGVMDQVRNMMLVTVFVFIGIEGASVYSARAEKRTDVGRATVIGFLGVLALLVLVNVLSLGIMSQPELATLQNPSLAAVLEHIVGPWGALLISVGLAISLLGALLSWALLCAEILFATAKDNTMPAFLKKENANHVPVNALWLTNVMIQIFLLITLFSAGTYTSLIYLASSMILVPYLWSAAYAVLLSGRGETYEHASAERTKDLLIGGIALCYAVWLLYAGGVKYLLLSALLYAPGVILFAKAKHEQGEPLFTTLEKGIFTCVIAGAGLAAYGLYSGVLSL is encoded by the coding sequence ATGTCGCAACCGACGCAAAAGCTGCGCCTTGGCGCACTGATCGCCCTGGTGGTGGGGTCGATGATTGGCGGGGGGATTTTTTCCCTGCCGCAGAACATGGCGGCCCGGGCCGATGCCGGCGCCATCCTGATCGGCTGGGGCATCACGGCGATCGGCATGCTCACCCTCGCTTTCGTGTTCCAGACCCTGGCCAACCGCAAACCGGAACTGGACTCCGGCGTTTATGCCTACGCCAAGGCCGGGTTCGGCGACTACATGGGCTTTTCTTCGGCGTGGGGTTACTGGATCAGCGCCTGGCTGGGCAACGTCGGGTATTTCGTGTTGCTGTTCAGCACCCTCGGCTACTTCTTTCCGGTGTTTGGTCAGGGCAATACGCCGATTGCCATCGGCTGCGCCTCGGTACTGCTGTGGGCCGTGCACTTTCTGGTGATGCGCGGGATCAAGGAGGCGGCGCTGATCAACCAGTTGACCACCGTGGCCAAGATCATCCCGTTGATCATGTTCGTGGTCATTGCCGCCGTGGCGTTCAAGGCTGACGTGTTCACCCGGGATATCTGGGGCCGCAGCAACCCGAATTTCGGCGGCGTGATGGATCAGGTGCGCAACATGATGCTGGTCACCGTGTTTGTATTTATCGGTATCGAAGGCGCCAGCGTTTACTCGGCGCGGGCGGAGAAACGCACGGACGTTGGCCGCGCCACGGTGATCGGTTTCCTCGGTGTGCTGGCGCTGCTGGTGCTGGTCAACGTGTTGTCGCTGGGGATCATGAGTCAGCCGGAACTGGCGACCTTGCAGAACCCGTCGCTGGCAGCGGTGCTGGAGCACATTGTCGGGCCATGGGGGGCGCTGCTGATCAGCGTGGGCCTGGCGATTTCATTGCTCGGTGCGTTGCTGTCGTGGGCGTTGCTGTGTGCGGAGATCCTGTTCGCCACCGCCAAGGACAACACGATGCCGGCGTTCCTGAAAAAGGAAAACGCCAACCATGTGCCGGTCAATGCATTGTGGCTGACCAACGTGATGATCCAGATTTTCCTGCTGATCACGCTGTTTTCCGCCGGCACTTACACCAGCCTGATCTACCTCGCTTCGTCGATGATTCTGGTGCCGTATCTGTGGTCGGCAGCCTACGCCGTGTTGCTCAGTGGACGGGGTGAAACCTATGAACATGCCTCCGCCGAACGCACCAAGGATCTGCTGATTGGCGGTATCGCCCTGTGTTACGCGGTGTGGCTGTTGTATGCCGGCGGGGTGAAATACCTGCTGCTGTCGGCGCTGCTGTATGCGCCGGGGGTGATCCTGTTCGCCAAGGCCAAGCATGAGCAGGGCGAGCCGCTGTTCACCACGCTCGAGAAGGGGATTTTCACCTGCGTCATCGCCGGGGCCGGGCTTGCGGCCTACGGGTTGTACAGTGGCGTGTTGTCCCTGTGA